One genomic segment of Accipiter gentilis chromosome 29, bAccGen1.1, whole genome shotgun sequence includes these proteins:
- the CAMSAP1 gene encoding calmodulin-regulated spectrin-associated protein 1 isoform X2 — protein MVDVDVCAGGDSTRRKMDALTDSAVEIVPLELYDSARAKIAANLQWICAKAYGIDNVPEELKDPFYIDQYEQEHIKPPVIKLLLSSELYCRVCSLILKGDQVAALQGHQSVIQALSRKGIYVMESDDTPVSESDLGCAPIKMSSHMAMIDALMMAYTVEMISIEKVVASVKRFSTFSASKELPYDLEDAMVFWINKVNLKMREITEKEIKLKQQLMESPGHQKSPSKWYWKLVPPDLMHAISHCMLEPVEYARVVRYRRDHLSSRQLPYFPLLEDLMKDGSDGAALLAVIHYYCPEQMKLDDICLKEVTSIADSLYNIQLLREFSNEYLNKCFYLTLEDMLYAPLVLKPNVMVFIAELFWWFENVKPDFVQPRDIQEIKDVLQQKSSRPPVPISNATKRSFMASPASTSPADSQPLAQTGPEACNRYYLHPEEPDYLGKGGSPAFSPSHPLLPLRQKQQKSLQGEDSPGHRHRSNSLTRVDGQPRGSVLAWPERKPRPLSQPTPFALHHSASSDVDPGSGDSISLARSISKDSLASNIVNVTPKNQPHPPSTKTNGKSLLNNVEIEDEDEELIAIIRSEERPNRSDLELQNASARVPSIVATAWSPKTNSETSESKPDSFYLEPLMPAILKPAKEKQIINKEDECGEGKQRSFITKRLNEGHLPLIRKKTNSSHGEHDLNRTFTPISSSDFTPVADPSTADPVALVEAGLEASRPLASSSLDPSTQELSTGGFFLHAAKSDDDIASKVNVSYVKSLNSHVPDATWTMVRQDSDSDLLDLEDTEQDLVVIDDHPIVSKYIGEEESAKLQEDMKVKEHEDKDDASGRSSPCLSTISQVSSVSMTSGSVRMTNFAERKLQRLNSYETKSSTSSSQKTTPDGSESCPAPLTTWKQKREQSPNRQNKDNVNLLASELVQLHMQLEEKRRAIEAQKKKMEALSARQRLKLGKAAFLHVVKKGKSPDVPQPVKPEHFAKEYSRHNGEDLDEVSLSSKSEEFLVKEEEREEMLNDSQEVTKVKMQESLAFAEQHKPKDSAAIHDLEKSKIISVALLEDNVTEVDINECDLSIEKLNETISTLQQAILKISQQQELLMKSPSVPSPGTRSNSQDQKVKPSIHFVEPLSPTGMNSLRKPPRFGQGRNPRSGRPADLKVSKDRQQNSARVKTPTQSLETLPHLRPFPSNSLSKTPTEISLESSPDHGSGSQEKCFFDTYRLHDESNQRALVLSTSKDANIISEMSKEVNNSFKETGLNSSDGSGKENVPVDEPLRSKANLIEVDLSDLKAPDEGELENQDSSTDIISEGDQKSGVGFFFKDEQKAEDELAKKRAAFLLKQQRKAEEARIRKQQLEAEVEQKRDEARRKAEEDRIRKEEEKARRELIKQEYLRKKQQQILEEQGLGKPKSKPKKPRPKSVHREESYSDSGTKCSSTPDNLSSAQSGSSLSLASAATTEPESVHSGGTPSQRVESMESLPILSRNPSRNTERDWENASTASSIASVAEYTGPKLFKEPSSKSNKPIIHNAISHCCLAGKVNEPHKNSILEELEKCDANHYIILFRDAGCQFRALYCYYPDTEEIYKLTGTGPKSITKKMIDKLYKYSSDRKQFNVIPAKTMSVSVDALTIHNHLWQAKRPAVPKKTQTRK, from the exons ATAATGTCCCAGAGGAGCTGAAGGACCCATTTTACATAGATCAGTATGAGCAAGAACATATTAAACCACCCGTCATCAAGCTGCTGCTGTCCAGCGAGCTGTACTGCCGTGTCTGTAGCCTCATTCTGAAGGGGGATCAggtggctgctctgcagggacaccAGTCAGTCATCCAGGCTCTGTCTCGAAAAGGGATTTACGTCATGGAGAGTGATGATACACCTGTGTCTGAATCTGATCTGGGCTGTGCACCAATCAAAATG agtTCTCATATGGCCATGATTGATGCTCTAATGATGGCCTATACTGTAGAAATGATCAGCATTGAAAAGGTGGTTGCTAGTGTCAAGCGTTTTTCTACATTCAGTGCCTCGAAAGAACTGCCCTATGATTTGGAGGATGCAATGGTTTTCTGGATTAACAAG GTGAACCTTAAAATGAGAGAGATAACAGAGAAAGAgattaaattaaaacagcaacTAATGGAAAGTCCAGGGCACCAAAAG TCTCCTTCCAAATGGTATTGGAAATTAGTACCT CCTGATCTGATGCATGCCATATCGCACTGCATGCTGGAACCAGTGGAATATGCTCGTGTG gtGCGTTACCGAAGAGACCATCTTTCAAGCAGGCAATTACCTTACTTTCCTTTGCTTGAAGATTTGATGAAGGATGGTAGCGATGGTGCTGCTCTTCTAGCTGTGATACACTATTATTGTCCAGAGCAAATGAAACTAGATG ATATTTGTTTGAAGGAGGTAACCTCAATTGCGGACAGCCTCTATAATATTCAACTTTTGAGAGAATTCTCAAATGAATATCTAAACAAATGTTTTTACCTCACATTGGAGGACATGTTATATGCTCCTTTAGTTTTAAAG CCTAATGTCATGGTGTTCATTGCGGAACTCTTCTGGTGGTTTGAGAATGTCAAACCAGACTTTGTACAACCAAGAGatattcaggaaataaaagatG TGTTGCAGCAGAAGAGCAGTCGTCCACCTGTTCCTATTTCCAATGCAACTAAGCGAAGTTTCATGGCTAGCCCTGCTAGTACAAGTCCAGCAGACTCGCAGCCCTTGGCTCAGACAGGCCCTGAAGCTTGCAATAGATACTACCTGCACCCTGAGGAGCCTGACTATCT TGGCAAAGGAGGAAGCCCTGCCTTTAGTCCTTCCCATCCACTGCTCCCTTTgagacaaaagcaacaaaaatcttTACAGGGAGAAGACAGCCCTG gtcatCGGCATCGTTCCAATTCTCTGACCCGTGTTGATGGGCAGCCACGAGGTTCAGTTCTTGCTTGGCCAGAGAGGAAACCCAG GCCTCTGTCTCAGCCAACACCATTTGCTCTTCATCATTCTGCCAGTAGTGATGTGGACCCTGGGTCTGGTGATAGCATTAGTCTGGCTAGATCAATCAGCAAAGACAGTCTTGCTTCAAACATTGTTAATGTAACTCCAAAAAATCAGCCCCATCCTCCATCAACGAAAACTAACGGGAAGAGCTTGCTGAACAATGTTGAAATTGAGGATGAAGATGAAGAGCTTATTGCAATAATCAGATCTGAAGAAAGGCCAAACCGTAGTGATCTTGAATTACAGAATGCATCAGCCAGGGTGCCCAGCATAGTTGCAACTGCATGGTCTCCAAAAACAAACAGTGAGACTTCAGAAAGCAAACCAGACAGTTTTTACTTGGAGCCTTTAATGCCTGCCATTCTAAAaccagcaaaggaaaaacagataatCAATAAAGAGGATGAATGTGGGGAGGGGAAACAAAGGAGTTTTATAACAAAGAGATTAAATGAAGGACACTTGCCTTTGATCcgcaagaaaacaaacagcagtcaTGGTGAGCATGACCTCAATAGGACTTTTACTCCAATTTCTAGTTCCGATTTCACTCCAGTTGCAGATCCTAGTACTGCAGATCCAGTGGCACTGGTGGAGGCAGGTTTAGAAGCTTCCAGACCTTTGGCTAGTAGCAGTTTAGATCCTTCCACTCAGGAGCTATCCACTGGAGGATTTTTTCTTCATGCTGCTAAATCTGATGATGACATAGCAAGTAAAGTCAATGTAAGTTATGTGAAAAGCCTCAATTCGCATGTTCCAGATGCTACATGGACTATGGTGAGACAGGACTCTGATTCAGATCTCTTAGACCTAGAAGACACTGAACAGGATCTGGTAGTCATAGATGACCATCCTATAGTCAGTAAATACATTGGTgaggaagaatctgcaaaatTGCAAGAAGACATGAAGGTAAAAGAACACGAAGATAAAGATGATGCTAGTGGACGTTCCAGCCCGTGTTTGAGTACAATTTCTCAAGTTAGCAGTGTGTCAATGACTAGTGGGAGTGTCCGAATGACCAACTTTGCAGAACGAAAGCTTCAGAGACTTAATAGCTATGAAACAAAGTCCAGCACAAGTAGTTCACAAAAGACCACACCAGATGGATCAGAAAGCTGCCCAGCACCACTAACCACATGGAAACAAAAGCGAGAACAAAGCCCCAACAGACAAAATAAAGATAATGTTAATCTTTTAGCTTCTGAGTTGGTGCAGCTTCATATGCAGTTGGAAGAGAAACGAAGGGCAATAGAAGCGCAGAAGAAGAAGATGGAAGCCTTATCAGCAAGGCAGCGACTAAAATTGGGCAAGGCAGCTTTCTTGCATGTTGTTAAGAAAGGGAAATCTCCTGATGTTCCTCAACCTGTTAAACCAGAACATTTTGCAAAAGAATATTCTCGGCACAATGGTGAAGACTTAGATGAAGTTTCTTTGAGTTCCAAATCTGAGGAGTTTCTTgtgaaagaggaggagagagaagaaatgctTAATGATTCTCAAGAagtaacaaaagtaaaaatgcaagAAAGCCTAGCTTTTGCTGAGCAACATAAACCAAAAGACTCTGCTGCTATACAtgatttggaaaaaagtaaaattatttccgTTGCCCTCCTGGAAGACAATGTCACTGAAGTGGATATAAATGAATGTGATCTTTCTATTGAAAAACTAAATGAAACAATCAGTACGCTTCAGCAGGCTATATTAAAGATTTCTCAGCAACAGGAACTACTTATGAAATCTCCATCAGTGCCATCGCCAGGAACCAGAAGTAACTCTCAGGACCAAAAGGTAAAACCATCAATTCATTTTGTTGAGCCTCTCTCTCCAACTGGAATGAACAGTCTTCGTAAACCACCTCGATTTGGTCAAGGAAGGAATCCTCGATCAGGAAGACCAGCTGATCTGAAAGTCTCTAAAGACAGACAACAAAATTCAGCACGTGTTAAAACCCCAACACAAAGTCTAGAAACCTTACCACATTTAAGACCATTTCCATCCAATAGCTTGTCAAAGACACCAACAGAAATCAGCTTGGAAAGTAGTCCTGATCATGGAAGTGGTTCTCAAGAAAAGTGTTTCTTTGATACATATAGACTTCATGATGAGAGCAATCAAAGGGCACTTGTTCTCTCCACCTCCAAAGATGCaaatattatttctgaaatgagCAAAGAGGTGAATAACAGCTTCAAGGAAACAGGGTTGAATTCTTCTGAtggctcaggaaaagaaaatgtcccAGTGGATGAGCCACTGAGAAGCAAGGCTAATCTCATTGAAGTAGACTTGTCTGACTTAAAAGCTCCAGATGAAGGAGAACTTGAAAACCAGGATAGCTCTACAGATATAATTAGTGAGGGTGATCAGAAGTCTGGTGTGGGTTTCTTCTTCAAG GATgaacagaaagcagaagatgAGCTTGCAAAAAAACGTGCAGCGTTTCTTTTGAAACAGCAGCGCAAAGCTGAGGAGGCTCGCATTCGGAAACAGCAGTTGGAGGCTGAAGTTGAACAAAAAAGAGATGAAGCTCG tcGCAAAGCTGAGGAGGACCGAATAcggaaagaagaagagaaggctcgaaGAGAACTTATCAAGCAAGAATATCTaaggaaaaaacagcagcaaatttTGGAGGAGCAAGGGCTTGGAAAGCCCAAATCAAAGCCCAAAAAACCCAGGCCAAAGTCGGTCCATCGTGAAGAATCTTACAGTGATTCAGGGACAAAGTGTTCTTCCACAC CTGATAATTTGAGCAGTGCTCAGTCTGGTTCCAGTCTTTCTTTGGCCTCAGCAGcaacaactgaacctgaaagcgTACACTCTGGTGGCACGCCATCTCAGAG AGTTGAATCAATGGAGTCCTTACCAATACTGAGCAGAAATCCTagcagaaacacagaaagagaTTGGGAGAATGCTTCAACAGCATCTTCTATTGCTTCAGTGGCAGAATACACAG GTCCAAAATTATTTAAGGAGCCCAGCAGCAAATCAAACAAACCTATTATTCACAATGCTATATCTCATTGCTGTCTTGCTGGAAAAGTGAATGAACCACATAAGAATTCAATATTAGAG GAACTAGAAAAATGTGATGCCAACCACTACATCATTTTGTTCCGTGATGCTGGCTGCCAGTTTAGAGCACTTTATTGCTACTATCCTGACACTGAAGAAATCTACAAGCTGACTGGAACAGGGCCAAAGAGCATCACCAAGAAAATGATTGACAAACTTTATAAGTACAGTTCGGACAGAAAACAGTTTAACGTGATTCCAGCCAAAACCATGTCTGTCAGTGTGGATGCTCTTACTATTCATAACCACTTGTGGCAAGCCAAGCGACCTGCAGTGCCAAAGAAGACTCAGACTCGTAAATGA
- the CAMSAP1 gene encoding calmodulin-regulated spectrin-associated protein 1 isoform X6, with amino-acid sequence MKDGSDGAALLAVIHYYCPEQMKLDDICLKEVTSIADSLYNIQLLREFSNEYLNKCFYLTLEDMLYAPLVLKPNVMVFIAELFWWFENVKPDFVQPRDIQEIKDVKTVLQQKSSRPPVPISNATKRSFMASPASTSPADSQPLAQTGPEACNRYYLHPEEPDYLGKGGSPAFSPSHPLLPLRQKQQKSLQGEDSPGHRHRSNSLTRVDGQPRGSVLAWPERKPRPLSQPTPFALHHSASSDVDPGSGDSISLARSISKDSLASNIVNVTPKNQPHPPSTKTNGKSLLNNVEIEDEDEELIAIIRSEERPNRSDLELQNASARVPSIVATAWSPKTNSETSESKPDSFYLEPLMPAILKPAKEKQIINKEDECGEGKQRSFITKRLNEGHLPLIRKKTNSSHGEHDLNRTFTPISSSDFTPVADPSTADPVALVEAGLEASRPLASSSLDPSTQELSTGGFFLHAAKSDDDIASKVNVSYVKSLNSHVPDATWTMVRQDSDSDLLDLEDTEQDLVVIDDHPIVSKYIGEEESAKLQEDMKVKEHEDKDDASGRSSPCLSTISQVSSVSMTSGSVRMTNFAERKLQRLNSYETKSSTSSSQKTTPDGSESCPAPLTTWKQKREQSPNRQNKDNVNLLASELVQLHMQLEEKRRAIEAQKKKMEALSARQRLKLGKAAFLHVVKKGKSPDVPQPVKPEHFAKEYSRHNGEDLDEVSLSSKSEEFLVKEEEREEMLNDSQEVTKVKMQESLAFAEQHKPKDSAAIHDLEKSKIISVALLEDNVTEVDINECDLSIEKLNETISTLQQAILKISQQQELLMKSPSVPSPGTRSNSQDQKVKPSIHFVEPLSPTGMNSLRKPPRFGQGRNPRSGRPADLKVSKDRQQNSARVKTPTQSLETLPHLRPFPSNSLSKTPTEISLESSPDHGSGSQEKCFFDTYRLHDESNQRALVLSTSKDANIISEMSKEVNNSFKETGLNSSDGSGKENVPVDEPLRSKANLIEVDLSDLKAPDEGELENQDSSTDIISEGDQKSGVGFFFKDEQKAEDELAKKRAAFLLKQQRKAEEARIRKQQLEAEVEQKRDEARRKAEEDRIRKEEEKARRELIKQEYLRKKQQQILEEQGLGKPKSKPKKPRPKSVHREESYSDSGTKCSSTPDNLSSAQSGSSLSLASAATTEPESVHSGGTPSQRVESMESLPILSRNPSRNTERDWENASTASSIASVAEYTGPKLFKEPSSKSNKPIIHNAISHCCLAGKVNEPHKNSILEELEKCDANHYIILFRDAGCQFRALYCYYPDTEEIYKLTGTGPKSITKKMIDKLYKYSSDRKQFNVIPAKTMSVSVDALTIHNHLWQAKRPAVPKKTQTRK; translated from the exons ATGAAGGATGGTAGCGATGGTGCTGCTCTTCTAGCTGTGATACACTATTATTGTCCAGAGCAAATGAAACTAGATG ATATTTGTTTGAAGGAGGTAACCTCAATTGCGGACAGCCTCTATAATATTCAACTTTTGAGAGAATTCTCAAATGAATATCTAAACAAATGTTTTTACCTCACATTGGAGGACATGTTATATGCTCCTTTAGTTTTAAAG CCTAATGTCATGGTGTTCATTGCGGAACTCTTCTGGTGGTTTGAGAATGTCAAACCAGACTTTGTACAACCAAGAGatattcaggaaataaaagatG TTAAAACAGTGTTGCAGCAGAAGAGCAGTCGTCCACCTGTTCCTATTTCCAATGCAACTAAGCGAAGTTTCATGGCTAGCCCTGCTAGTACAAGTCCAGCAGACTCGCAGCCCTTGGCTCAGACAGGCCCTGAAGCTTGCAATAGATACTACCTGCACCCTGAGGAGCCTGACTATCT TGGCAAAGGAGGAAGCCCTGCCTTTAGTCCTTCCCATCCACTGCTCCCTTTgagacaaaagcaacaaaaatcttTACAGGGAGAAGACAGCCCTG gtcatCGGCATCGTTCCAATTCTCTGACCCGTGTTGATGGGCAGCCACGAGGTTCAGTTCTTGCTTGGCCAGAGAGGAAACCCAG GCCTCTGTCTCAGCCAACACCATTTGCTCTTCATCATTCTGCCAGTAGTGATGTGGACCCTGGGTCTGGTGATAGCATTAGTCTGGCTAGATCAATCAGCAAAGACAGTCTTGCTTCAAACATTGTTAATGTAACTCCAAAAAATCAGCCCCATCCTCCATCAACGAAAACTAACGGGAAGAGCTTGCTGAACAATGTTGAAATTGAGGATGAAGATGAAGAGCTTATTGCAATAATCAGATCTGAAGAAAGGCCAAACCGTAGTGATCTTGAATTACAGAATGCATCAGCCAGGGTGCCCAGCATAGTTGCAACTGCATGGTCTCCAAAAACAAACAGTGAGACTTCAGAAAGCAAACCAGACAGTTTTTACTTGGAGCCTTTAATGCCTGCCATTCTAAAaccagcaaaggaaaaacagataatCAATAAAGAGGATGAATGTGGGGAGGGGAAACAAAGGAGTTTTATAACAAAGAGATTAAATGAAGGACACTTGCCTTTGATCcgcaagaaaacaaacagcagtcaTGGTGAGCATGACCTCAATAGGACTTTTACTCCAATTTCTAGTTCCGATTTCACTCCAGTTGCAGATCCTAGTACTGCAGATCCAGTGGCACTGGTGGAGGCAGGTTTAGAAGCTTCCAGACCTTTGGCTAGTAGCAGTTTAGATCCTTCCACTCAGGAGCTATCCACTGGAGGATTTTTTCTTCATGCTGCTAAATCTGATGATGACATAGCAAGTAAAGTCAATGTAAGTTATGTGAAAAGCCTCAATTCGCATGTTCCAGATGCTACATGGACTATGGTGAGACAGGACTCTGATTCAGATCTCTTAGACCTAGAAGACACTGAACAGGATCTGGTAGTCATAGATGACCATCCTATAGTCAGTAAATACATTGGTgaggaagaatctgcaaaatTGCAAGAAGACATGAAGGTAAAAGAACACGAAGATAAAGATGATGCTAGTGGACGTTCCAGCCCGTGTTTGAGTACAATTTCTCAAGTTAGCAGTGTGTCAATGACTAGTGGGAGTGTCCGAATGACCAACTTTGCAGAACGAAAGCTTCAGAGACTTAATAGCTATGAAACAAAGTCCAGCACAAGTAGTTCACAAAAGACCACACCAGATGGATCAGAAAGCTGCCCAGCACCACTAACCACATGGAAACAAAAGCGAGAACAAAGCCCCAACAGACAAAATAAAGATAATGTTAATCTTTTAGCTTCTGAGTTGGTGCAGCTTCATATGCAGTTGGAAGAGAAACGAAGGGCAATAGAAGCGCAGAAGAAGAAGATGGAAGCCTTATCAGCAAGGCAGCGACTAAAATTGGGCAAGGCAGCTTTCTTGCATGTTGTTAAGAAAGGGAAATCTCCTGATGTTCCTCAACCTGTTAAACCAGAACATTTTGCAAAAGAATATTCTCGGCACAATGGTGAAGACTTAGATGAAGTTTCTTTGAGTTCCAAATCTGAGGAGTTTCTTgtgaaagaggaggagagagaagaaatgctTAATGATTCTCAAGAagtaacaaaagtaaaaatgcaagAAAGCCTAGCTTTTGCTGAGCAACATAAACCAAAAGACTCTGCTGCTATACAtgatttggaaaaaagtaaaattatttccgTTGCCCTCCTGGAAGACAATGTCACTGAAGTGGATATAAATGAATGTGATCTTTCTATTGAAAAACTAAATGAAACAATCAGTACGCTTCAGCAGGCTATATTAAAGATTTCTCAGCAACAGGAACTACTTATGAAATCTCCATCAGTGCCATCGCCAGGAACCAGAAGTAACTCTCAGGACCAAAAGGTAAAACCATCAATTCATTTTGTTGAGCCTCTCTCTCCAACTGGAATGAACAGTCTTCGTAAACCACCTCGATTTGGTCAAGGAAGGAATCCTCGATCAGGAAGACCAGCTGATCTGAAAGTCTCTAAAGACAGACAACAAAATTCAGCACGTGTTAAAACCCCAACACAAAGTCTAGAAACCTTACCACATTTAAGACCATTTCCATCCAATAGCTTGTCAAAGACACCAACAGAAATCAGCTTGGAAAGTAGTCCTGATCATGGAAGTGGTTCTCAAGAAAAGTGTTTCTTTGATACATATAGACTTCATGATGAGAGCAATCAAAGGGCACTTGTTCTCTCCACCTCCAAAGATGCaaatattatttctgaaatgagCAAAGAGGTGAATAACAGCTTCAAGGAAACAGGGTTGAATTCTTCTGAtggctcaggaaaagaaaatgtcccAGTGGATGAGCCACTGAGAAGCAAGGCTAATCTCATTGAAGTAGACTTGTCTGACTTAAAAGCTCCAGATGAAGGAGAACTTGAAAACCAGGATAGCTCTACAGATATAATTAGTGAGGGTGATCAGAAGTCTGGTGTGGGTTTCTTCTTCAAG GATgaacagaaagcagaagatgAGCTTGCAAAAAAACGTGCAGCGTTTCTTTTGAAACAGCAGCGCAAAGCTGAGGAGGCTCGCATTCGGAAACAGCAGTTGGAGGCTGAAGTTGAACAAAAAAGAGATGAAGCTCG tcGCAAAGCTGAGGAGGACCGAATAcggaaagaagaagagaaggctcgaaGAGAACTTATCAAGCAAGAATATCTaaggaaaaaacagcagcaaatttTGGAGGAGCAAGGGCTTGGAAAGCCCAAATCAAAGCCCAAAAAACCCAGGCCAAAGTCGGTCCATCGTGAAGAATCTTACAGTGATTCAGGGACAAAGTGTTCTTCCACAC CTGATAATTTGAGCAGTGCTCAGTCTGGTTCCAGTCTTTCTTTGGCCTCAGCAGcaacaactgaacctgaaagcgTACACTCTGGTGGCACGCCATCTCAGAG AGTTGAATCAATGGAGTCCTTACCAATACTGAGCAGAAATCCTagcagaaacacagaaagagaTTGGGAGAATGCTTCAACAGCATCTTCTATTGCTTCAGTGGCAGAATACACAG GTCCAAAATTATTTAAGGAGCCCAGCAGCAAATCAAACAAACCTATTATTCACAATGCTATATCTCATTGCTGTCTTGCTGGAAAAGTGAATGAACCACATAAGAATTCAATATTAGAG GAACTAGAAAAATGTGATGCCAACCACTACATCATTTTGTTCCGTGATGCTGGCTGCCAGTTTAGAGCACTTTATTGCTACTATCCTGACACTGAAGAAATCTACAAGCTGACTGGAACAGGGCCAAAGAGCATCACCAAGAAAATGATTGACAAACTTTATAAGTACAGTTCGGACAGAAAACAGTTTAACGTGATTCCAGCCAAAACCATGTCTGTCAGTGTGGATGCTCTTACTATTCATAACCACTTGTGGCAAGCCAAGCGACCTGCAGTGCCAAAGAAGACTCAGACTCGTAAATGA